One genomic window of Halococcus agarilyticus includes the following:
- a CDS encoding ABC transporter permease gives MKPTESESVSGEFSFETTSSDVEVTWGERLRDFYGEFVYKPGVVAWNDRRTKIGGAILGIYVLMAIASLFYRQPTSNQAARGLRPFEVWSAPLGSTGAGEDVLAMVIHATPSMLIMIATGGVFATGVAVMIGTVAGYKGGVVDRGLTSFSDVVMSIPGLPLVMVLAVVFEPTNPALIGVLITINYWAGLARAIRSQVLTLRENSYVEASRTMGASTSRILFKDIIPNLMPYVLVNFANAARYVVFTSVGLYYLGILPTSVANWGLQLNNAYKQAGALVGTGALYQLIVPMLAIMGIALALILLSQGLDRVFNPRVRTRLAGKSESTAGEIDDETTASNEVMT, from the coding sequence GTGAAGCCTACTGAGTCCGAATCCGTGAGCGGCGAGTTCTCGTTCGAGACGACCAGTTCCGACGTCGAGGTGACGTGGGGCGAGCGCCTCCGTGATTTCTACGGGGAGTTCGTCTACAAGCCCGGCGTCGTCGCGTGGAACGATCGCCGAACCAAGATCGGCGGGGCGATCCTCGGGATCTACGTCCTGATGGCGATCGCGTCGCTGTTCTATCGCCAGCCGACGTCGAATCAGGCGGCTCGGGGCCTTCGCCCGTTCGAGGTGTGGAGTGCGCCGCTCGGATCGACCGGGGCGGGCGAGGACGTCCTCGCGATGGTGATCCACGCCACCCCCTCGATGCTGATCATGATCGCCACCGGTGGGGTGTTCGCCACCGGCGTTGCCGTGATGATCGGGACCGTCGCCGGCTACAAGGGTGGCGTCGTGGATCGGGGACTGACCTCCTTCTCGGACGTGGTGATGTCGATCCCGGGTCTCCCGCTGGTGATGGTGCTCGCAGTCGTGTTCGAGCCGACCAACCCCGCCCTCATCGGCGTGCTGATCACGATCAACTACTGGGCCGGGCTCGCCCGGGCGATCCGGTCACAGGTGCTCACGCTCCGTGAGAACTCCTACGTCGAGGCCTCGCGGACGATGGGCGCGAGCACCTCGCGGATCCTGTTCAAGGACATCATCCCGAACCTGATGCCGTACGTGCTGGTGAACTTCGCGAACGCCGCCCGCTACGTCGTGTTCACCTCGGTCGGGCTGTACTACCTCGGCATCCTCCCGACGTCGGTCGCGAACTGGGGGCTCCAGCTCAACAACGCCTACAAGCAGGCCGGGGCGCTGGTCGGGACCGGCGCGCTCTACCAGCTGATCGTCCCGATGCTCGCGATCATGGGGATCGCGCTCGCGCTCATCCTGCTGTCCCAGGGGCTCGATCGGGTGTTCAACCCTCGGGTCCGGACGCGGCTCGCGGGCAAGTCCGAATCCACCGCCGGCGAAATCGACGACGAAACGACCGCGAGCAACGAGGTGATGACCTGA